The Sylvia atricapilla isolate bSylAtr1 chromosome 10, bSylAtr1.pri, whole genome shotgun sequence genome contains a region encoding:
- the MAB21L4 gene encoding protein mab-21-like 4 translates to MEANTSLWSSYLGVIVSRERQRMEHFQRAEDILLTLLESVHAREPRFLVDYARNLEAFEFALCASEDAVTLEMPLRIDDDALRVLPCQTRDSPGRQPSEPNSCYLRVCSPGTHLEDWTGVVDVMEHGGGVGCLLPGKILQHLKELLVSAIVHCQRLFLLQPGDISAENLREDAMELSLLIRGSWKTIRFDIVPVVRRQQEPLQRRWNDRGFPEGSLRKATEEAHFVPASPHCWRSSTHLPILKLLRGVDALRGPRLDSLRLLDQLRDQDWGGQSGKGSLTFNHLKMVLLWSTELFPSLEDWQDLEGSVYRLLVILLRCLATQHLPHFLNPEENLFQGAGPDLATIYHKVESFAWDPQRFLRFHFGLHAFSGSWQADAETRALLQLPHKDGSYWDTAYFDMLLSQFQVYWIQDSTRRSAVSQLLSKIRREIPQQS, encoded by the exons atggAAGCCAACActtccctctggagcagctACCTCGGGGTGATCGTGTCCCGCGAGAGGCAGCGGATGGAGCATTTCCAGCGGGCCGAGGACATCTTGCTCACCCTGTTGGAGAGTGTCCATGCCAGGGAACCACGCTTCCTCGTGGACTACGCCAGGAACCTGGAAGCCTTCGAGTTCGCTCTCTGTGCCTCTGAAGATGCTGTCACTCTCGAGATGCCCCTGCGTATCGACGACGACGCCCTGCGTGTGCTGCCGTGCCAGaccagggacagcccaggcaGGCAGCCTTCAGAGCCGAACTCCTGCTATCTGAGAGTGTGCTCTCCAGGGACTCATTTGGAGGACTGGACTGGTGTTGTGGATGTGATGGAGCACGGAGGTGGTGTAGGGTGCCTGCTTCCAGGCAAAATCCTCCAGCACCTGAAAGAGCTCCTTGTTTCAGCCATCGTGCACTGCCAACGCCTCTTCCTGCTTCAGCCAG GTGACATCAGTGCTGAAAACCTGCGGGAAGATGCCAtggagctctccctgctgaTCCGTGGCAGCTGGAAGACCATTCGCTTTGACATTGTCCCGGTGGTGAGGAGGCAGCAAGAGCCGCTCCAGAGGCGGTGGAACGACAGGGGCTTCCCTGAGGGCAGCCTCAGGAAGGCCACAGAAGAGGCCCACTTTGTCCCTGCCTCTCCACACTGCTGGAG ATCCTCCACTCACCTTCCCATCCTGAAGCTGCTCCGAGGAGTGGATGCCCTGAGGGGACCCCGTCTGGACAGCCTTCGCCTGCTCGACCAGCTCCGTGACCAGGACTGGGGAGGGCAGAGTGGGAAAGGCAGTCTCACTTTCAACCACCTGAAG ATGGTGCTGCTGTGGAGCACAGAGCTCTTCCCCTCCCTGGAGGACTGGCAGGACCTGGAAGGTTCTGTCTACAGGCTCTTGGTGATCCTTCTCCGCTGCCTGGCCACCCAGCACCTGCCCCACTTTCTGAACCCGGAGGAAAACCTCTTCCAAGGAGCAGGCCCAGACCTTGCCACCATCTACCATAAAGTCGAGAGCTTTGCCTGGGACCCCCAACGCTTCCTCCGCTTCCATTTTGGCCTCCATGCGTTCAGTGGCAGCTGGCAGGCAGACGCTGAAACCCgagccctcctgcagctcccccacAAGGATGGGTCCTACTGGGACACAGCCTACTTTGACATGCTGCTCAGCCAG TTTCAGGTGTACTGGATCCAGGACAGCACACGCCgctctgcagtgtcccagctcctctccaagATCCGTCGAGAAatccctcagcagagctga